The Kribbella sp. NBC_00662 nucleotide sequence ACGTGAATCCGGTACGCCTCCCGCAACTGGCTGCCGATCGTCCGGACCGGGTTCAGCGAGGTCATCGGGTCCTGGAAGATCATCGCCAGCTCGCTGCCGCGCACCTTGCGCATGGCCGGCTCGTCCAGCTCGGTCAGCTCGCGGCCGTCCAGCCGGATCGAGCCGCCGGTGATCGATCCACCGGGCGGCAGCAGCCGCATGATCGACATCCCGGTCATCGTCTTGCCGGACCCGGATTCGCCCACCACACCAAGGGTTTCCCCGGCCCGGACGGCGAAGCTCACCCCGTCGACAGGACGGATCCGGCCTTGTGCGGTGTCGATCTCGGTCCGCAGTCCGGTCACCTCAAGCAGACTCATGAGCGATGTCACCTCCGTGACGGGACAGCCGGATCGCGACCCGGCGGAAGCTTCGGCCGAACCTGATCCCGGCCCGGGGATCCAGCACCCGCATCAGGTGATCGCCGGAGAAGTTCGCGAGCAGGATGGTCGCCATGATCGCGAGCCCGGGAAAGGTCGACAGCCACCAGGCGTCGGCCAGATTGGTCGCACCGGCGGCCAGGTCACTCCCCCAGTCCGGCGCCGGCAGCCGGACGCCCAGACCAAGGAAGCTCAGGGTGGTGGCGGTCAGGATGCCCCAGCCGATGGCACTGCTGCCGAGCACGACCACCTCGGTCAGCAGGTTGGGCAGCAGGTGCCGCCACGAGGTGCGCAGCGTGGTGGAGCCGAACACCCGGGCGGCCTCGACGTACTCGGCCTTGCGGAGCCGGCGGACCGAGGACTCGACCACCCGCGCGAAGCCCGGAGTGAAGGCGATCCCGATCGCCAGCACGATGCTGCGGACACCCGACCCGGCGGTGGCGATCAGGATCAACGCGATCAGCAGCACCGGCAGCGCGAGGAACACGTCCACCAGGCGCATCACCACGGCGTTGAGCCAGCGCGGCGCGACACCGCCCAGTACGCCGATCGCGACACCCGCGGCGCTGGCGAGAAGTACCCCCAGGAAGCTCGCGACGAGGACCGGGCGTGCGCCGTACACGGTGCGGCTGTAGACATCGCGGCCGAGCAGGTCCGTACCGAACAGATGGCTGCCGCTCGGGCCTTCCAGGTGCGCGTCACTCGTCGCTACCGGGTCGACGTGGGCCAGCACGCCGGGTGCGAGCAGCAGTAGCAGCACCAGGAGGGCCGCGAGGCTCAGGACAACCCACTTGAGCCGGCTCATGCGGCAGCCTCCTGTCTGGTGCGTGGGTCGATGGCGCCGACGATCAGGTCCACGCCGAGATTGATCACCACGTAGGCGATCCCGATCACGACCACCGCACCCTGCACCACCGGGATGTTCTTGCTGGTGATCGAGGTGGCCAGGAAGCTCCCGAGCCCGGCGCGGCCGAAGATCACCTCGGTGATCGCGGCACCGGTCAGGATGTTGCCGAACTGCAGGCCGATCGTGGTGACCGCCGGCACCGAGGAGTTCCGCAGTACCTGCCGCAGCAGCACCCGGAACTCACCGCTGCCGCGCGCCCGGGCGGACTTCACGTAGTCGCTGCGCAGCTCGTCAATCACCCGGCCGCGGACGAGTCGGGTCAGGATCGCCGCGTAGCCCCAGCCCAGCGAGACCGCCGGCAGCACGAGGCTCTTGGCCGTACCGTCGTCGATCGCGGACAGCAGGTGCAGCTTGACACTGAACAGCAGCACGAGCAGCA carries:
- a CDS encoding ABC transporter permease, coding for MSRLKWVVLSLAALLVLLLLLAPGVLAHVDPVATSDAHLEGPSGSHLFGTDLLGRDVYSRTVYGARPVLVASFLGVLLASAAGVAIGVLGGVAPRWLNAVVMRLVDVFLALPVLLIALILIATAGSGVRSIVLAIGIAFTPGFARVVESSVRRLRKAEYVEAARVFGSTTLRTSWRHLLPNLLTEVVVLGSSAIGWGILTATTLSFLGLGVRLPAPDWGSDLAAGATNLADAWWLSTFPGLAIMATILLANFSGDHLMRVLDPRAGIRFGRSFRRVAIRLSRHGGDIAHESA
- a CDS encoding ABC transporter permease — translated: MLLFVVRRLGAAVPVVIGITLIAFVLVHVVPGDPAKVILYGANASPEQIATLRQQLGLDDPLWRQYADFAVNLVHGNLGTSFLTSTPVSHELLSRAPSTLILTATSMLVAVLVGVPLGLVAGMRPGSVLDTVARWISFAGVAVPYFFLALLLVLLFSVKLHLLSAIDDGTAKSLVLPAVSLGWGYAAILTRLVRGRVIDELRSDYVKSARARGSGEFRVLLRQVLRNSSVPAVTTIGLQFGNILTGAAITEVIFGRAGLGSFLATSITSKNIPVVQGAVVVIGIAYVVINLGVDLIVGAIDPRTRQEAAA